In one window of Myotis daubentonii chromosome 13, mMyoDau2.1, whole genome shotgun sequence DNA:
- the PTPRE gene encoding receptor-type tyrosine-protein phosphatase epsilon isoform X2, producing MVAGQDGSPGPPQEHERFAMEPFCPLLLAGFSLRLAKAFTVNESTPADSNWTSTTSEPQAPGAQPLLAWLLLPLLLLLPLLLLAVYFLRFRKHRKATVSAGDRKMPNGILEEQEQQRVMLLSRSPSGPKKYFPIPVGRLEEEIRARSADDCKMFREEFHSLPSGHMQGTFEQANKEENRDKNRYPNILPNDHSRVILSQVDGTPCSDYINASYIDGYKEKNKFIAAQGPKQETVNDFWRMIWEQKSATIVMLTNLKERKEEKCFQYWPDQGCWTYGHIRVCVEDCVVLVDYTVRKFCIQSLSDGSRAPRLLCQLHFTSWPDFGVPFTPIGMLKFLKKVKTLNPAHAGPIVVHCSAGVGRTGTFIVIDAMMDMMYAEQKVDVFEFVARIRNQRPQMVQTDVQYTFIYQALLEYYLYGDTELDVASLEKHLQTLQGTATHFDKIGLEEEFRKLTNVRIMKENMRTGNLPANMKKARVIQIIPYDFNRVILSMKRGQEYTDYINASFIDGYRQKDYFIATQGPLAHTVEDFWRMVWEWRCHTIVMLTEVQEREQDKCYQYWPTEGSVTHGDITIEIKSDALSEAISVRDFLVTCNQPLARQEEQTRAVRQFHFHGWPEVGIPAEGKGMIDLIAAVQKQQQQTGNHPITVHCSAGAGRTGTFIALSNILERVKAEGLLDVFQAVKSLRLQRPHMVQTQEQYEFCYKVVQDFIDIFSDYANFK from the exons GTTCGCCATGGAGCCCTTCTGCCCGCTCCTGCTGGCGGGTTTTAGCCTGCGGCTCGCCAAGGCTTTCACGGTCAACGAGAGCACCCCAGCCGACAGCAACTGGACCTCCACAACCTCAG agcctcAGGCCCCAGGCGCCCAGccgctgctggcctggctgctgctgcccctgctgctcctgctgcccctgctgctccTGGCCGTCTACTTCCTCCG GTTCAGGAAGCACCGGAAGGCCACCGTCAGCGCCGGCGACAGGAAGATGCCCAATGGGATCCTGGAGGAGCAAG AGCAGCAAAGAGTGATGCTTCTCAGCAGGTCCCCGTCGGGGCCCAAGAAGTACTTCCCCATCCCGGTGGGGCGGCTGGAGGAGGAGATCCGGGCCCGCTCGGCCGACGACTGCAAGATGTTCCGCGAGGAGTTCCAC TCGCTGCCGTCCGGACACATGCAAGGAACGTTTGAACAGgccaataaagaagaaaacagagacaaGAACAGATACCCCAACATCCTTCCCA atgaTCATTCCCGGGTGATTTTGAGCCAGGTGGATGGAACGCCTTGTTCGGACTACATTAATGCTTCATACATAGAT GGTTACAAGGAGAAGAATAAATTCATAGCAGCTCAAG GCCCTAAGCAGGAAACAGTGAATGACTTCTGGAGGATGATCTGGGAGCAGAAGTCTGCGACCATCGTCATGTTGACGAAcctgaaagaaaggaaagag GAGAAGTGCTTTCAGTACTGGCCGGACCAGGGCTGCTGGACCTACGGACACATCCGCGTGTGCGTGGAGGACTGCGTGGTGCTGGTGGACTATACCGTCCGCAAGTTCTGCATCCAGTCG CTCTCCGATGGCAGCAGGGCCCCGCGGCTCCTGTGCCAACTGCACTTCACCAGCTGGCCCGACTTCGGGGTGCCCTTCACCCCCATTGGGATGCTCAAGTTCCTGAAGAAGGTGAAGACGCTCAACCCCGCACACGCTGGGCCCATCGTGGTACACTGCAG CGCGGGCGTGGGTCGGACGGGCACCTTCATCGTCATCGATGCCATGATGGACATGATGTACGCGGAGCAGAAGGTGGACGTCTTCGAGTTCGTGGCGAGAATCCGCAATCAGCGCCCTCAGATGGTGCAGACGGAC GTGCAGTACACGTTCATCTACCAGGCCCTGCTGGAGTACTACCTCTACGGCGACACGGAGCTGGACGTGGCCTCCCTGGAGAAGCACCTGCAGACGCTGCAGGGCACCGCCACCCACTTTGACAAGATCGGGCTGGAGGAGGAGTTCAGG AAATTGACGAACGTCCGGATCATGAAGGAGAACATGCGAACGGGCAACCTGCCGGCGAACATGAAAAAGGCCCGAGTCATCCAGATCATCCCGT ATGACTTCAACCGCGTGATCCTGTCCATGAAAAGGGGCCAGGAGTACACGGACTACATCAACGCTTCCTTCATCGAC GGCTACCGACAGAAGGACTACTTCATCGCCACACAGGGGCCCCTGGCGCACACGGTGGAGGACTTCTGGAGGATGGTGTGGGAGTGGCGGTGCCACACCATCGTGATGCTGACGGAGGTGCAGGAGCGAGAGCAG GACAAATGCTACCAGTATTGGCCGACAGAGGGCTCCGTGACTCACGGCGACATAACCATCGAAATAAAGAGCGATGCCCTCTCCGAAGCCATCAGCGTCCGTGACTTCCTGGTCACCTGCAATCAG cccctggcccGCCAGGAAGAGCAGACGCGCGCTGTCCGCCAGTTCCACTTCCACGGCTGGCCGGAGGTGGGCATCCCGGCCGAGGGCAAGGGCATGATCGACCTCATCGCGGCcgtgcagaagcagcagcagcagacagGCAACCACCCCATCACCGTGCACTGCAG CGCGGGCGCGGGGCGCACCGGTACGTTCATCGCCCTCAGCAACATCCTGGAGCGCGTGAAGGCGGAGGGGCTGCTGGACGTGTTCCAGGCGGTGAAGAGCCTCCGCCTCCAGAGGCCGCACATGGTGCAAACGCAG GAACAGTATGAATTCTGCTACAAAGTGGTACAagattttattgatatattttctgattatgctaatttcaaatga
- the PTPRE gene encoding receptor-type tyrosine-protein phosphatase epsilon isoform X3 encodes MEPFCPLLLAGFSLRLAKAFTVNESTPADSNWTSTTSEPQAPGAQPLLAWLLLPLLLLLPLLLLAVYFLRFRKHRKATVSAGDRKMPNGILEEQEQQRVMLLSRSPSGPKKYFPIPVGRLEEEIRARSADDCKMFREEFHSLPSGHMQGTFEQANKEENRDKNRYPNILPNDHSRVILSQVDGTPCSDYINASYIDGYKEKNKFIAAQGPKQETVNDFWRMIWEQKSATIVMLTNLKERKEEKCFQYWPDQGCWTYGHIRVCVEDCVVLVDYTVRKFCIQSQLSDGSRAPRLLCQLHFTSWPDFGVPFTPIGMLKFLKKVKTLNPAHAGPIVVHCSAGVGRTGTFIVIDAMMDMMYAEQKVDVFEFVARIRNQRPQMVQTDVQYTFIYQALLEYYLYGDTELDVASLEKHLQTLQGTATHFDKIGLEEEFRKLTNVRIMKENMRTGNLPANMKKARVIQIIPYDFNRVILSMKRGQEYTDYINASFIDGYRQKDYFIATQGPLAHTVEDFWRMVWEWRCHTIVMLTEVQEREQDKCYQYWPTEGSVTHGDITIEIKSDALSEAISVRDFLVTCNQPLARQEEQTRAVRQFHFHGWPEVGIPAEGKGMIDLIAAVQKQQQQTGNHPITVHCSAGAGRTGTFIALSNILERVKAEGLLDVFQAVKSLRLQRPHMVQTQEQYEFCYKVVQDFIDIFSDYANFK; translated from the exons ATGGAGCCCTTCTGCCCGCTCCTGCTGGCGGGTTTTAGCCTGCGGCTCGCCAAGGCTTTCACGGTCAACGAGAGCACCCCAGCCGACAGCAACTGGACCTCCACAACCTCAG agcctcAGGCCCCAGGCGCCCAGccgctgctggcctggctgctgctgcccctgctgctcctgctgcccctgctgctccTGGCCGTCTACTTCCTCCG GTTCAGGAAGCACCGGAAGGCCACCGTCAGCGCCGGCGACAGGAAGATGCCCAATGGGATCCTGGAGGAGCAAG AGCAGCAAAGAGTGATGCTTCTCAGCAGGTCCCCGTCGGGGCCCAAGAAGTACTTCCCCATCCCGGTGGGGCGGCTGGAGGAGGAGATCCGGGCCCGCTCGGCCGACGACTGCAAGATGTTCCGCGAGGAGTTCCAC TCGCTGCCGTCCGGACACATGCAAGGAACGTTTGAACAGgccaataaagaagaaaacagagacaaGAACAGATACCCCAACATCCTTCCCA atgaTCATTCCCGGGTGATTTTGAGCCAGGTGGATGGAACGCCTTGTTCGGACTACATTAATGCTTCATACATAGAT GGTTACAAGGAGAAGAATAAATTCATAGCAGCTCAAG GCCCTAAGCAGGAAACAGTGAATGACTTCTGGAGGATGATCTGGGAGCAGAAGTCTGCGACCATCGTCATGTTGACGAAcctgaaagaaaggaaagag GAGAAGTGCTTTCAGTACTGGCCGGACCAGGGCTGCTGGACCTACGGACACATCCGCGTGTGCGTGGAGGACTGCGTGGTGCTGGTGGACTATACCGTCCGCAAGTTCTGCATCCAGTCG CAGCTCTCCGATGGCAGCAGGGCCCCGCGGCTCCTGTGCCAACTGCACTTCACCAGCTGGCCCGACTTCGGGGTGCCCTTCACCCCCATTGGGATGCTCAAGTTCCTGAAGAAGGTGAAGACGCTCAACCCCGCACACGCTGGGCCCATCGTGGTACACTGCAG CGCGGGCGTGGGTCGGACGGGCACCTTCATCGTCATCGATGCCATGATGGACATGATGTACGCGGAGCAGAAGGTGGACGTCTTCGAGTTCGTGGCGAGAATCCGCAATCAGCGCCCTCAGATGGTGCAGACGGAC GTGCAGTACACGTTCATCTACCAGGCCCTGCTGGAGTACTACCTCTACGGCGACACGGAGCTGGACGTGGCCTCCCTGGAGAAGCACCTGCAGACGCTGCAGGGCACCGCCACCCACTTTGACAAGATCGGGCTGGAGGAGGAGTTCAGG AAATTGACGAACGTCCGGATCATGAAGGAGAACATGCGAACGGGCAACCTGCCGGCGAACATGAAAAAGGCCCGAGTCATCCAGATCATCCCGT ATGACTTCAACCGCGTGATCCTGTCCATGAAAAGGGGCCAGGAGTACACGGACTACATCAACGCTTCCTTCATCGAC GGCTACCGACAGAAGGACTACTTCATCGCCACACAGGGGCCCCTGGCGCACACGGTGGAGGACTTCTGGAGGATGGTGTGGGAGTGGCGGTGCCACACCATCGTGATGCTGACGGAGGTGCAGGAGCGAGAGCAG GACAAATGCTACCAGTATTGGCCGACAGAGGGCTCCGTGACTCACGGCGACATAACCATCGAAATAAAGAGCGATGCCCTCTCCGAAGCCATCAGCGTCCGTGACTTCCTGGTCACCTGCAATCAG cccctggcccGCCAGGAAGAGCAGACGCGCGCTGTCCGCCAGTTCCACTTCCACGGCTGGCCGGAGGTGGGCATCCCGGCCGAGGGCAAGGGCATGATCGACCTCATCGCGGCcgtgcagaagcagcagcagcagacagGCAACCACCCCATCACCGTGCACTGCAG CGCGGGCGCGGGGCGCACCGGTACGTTCATCGCCCTCAGCAACATCCTGGAGCGCGTGAAGGCGGAGGGGCTGCTGGACGTGTTCCAGGCGGTGAAGAGCCTCCGCCTCCAGAGGCCGCACATGGTGCAAACGCAG GAACAGTATGAATTCTGCTACAAAGTGGTACAagattttattgatatattttctgattatgctaatttcaaatga
- the PTPRE gene encoding receptor-type tyrosine-protein phosphatase epsilon isoform X1 has product MVAGQDGSPGPPQEHERFAMEPFCPLLLAGFSLRLAKAFTVNESTPADSNWTSTTSEPQAPGAQPLLAWLLLPLLLLLPLLLLAVYFLRFRKHRKATVSAGDRKMPNGILEEQEQQRVMLLSRSPSGPKKYFPIPVGRLEEEIRARSADDCKMFREEFHSLPSGHMQGTFEQANKEENRDKNRYPNILPNDHSRVILSQVDGTPCSDYINASYIDGYKEKNKFIAAQGPKQETVNDFWRMIWEQKSATIVMLTNLKERKEEKCFQYWPDQGCWTYGHIRVCVEDCVVLVDYTVRKFCIQSQLSDGSRAPRLLCQLHFTSWPDFGVPFTPIGMLKFLKKVKTLNPAHAGPIVVHCSAGVGRTGTFIVIDAMMDMMYAEQKVDVFEFVARIRNQRPQMVQTDVQYTFIYQALLEYYLYGDTELDVASLEKHLQTLQGTATHFDKIGLEEEFRKLTNVRIMKENMRTGNLPANMKKARVIQIIPYDFNRVILSMKRGQEYTDYINASFIDGYRQKDYFIATQGPLAHTVEDFWRMVWEWRCHTIVMLTEVQEREQDKCYQYWPTEGSVTHGDITIEIKSDALSEAISVRDFLVTCNQPLARQEEQTRAVRQFHFHGWPEVGIPAEGKGMIDLIAAVQKQQQQTGNHPITVHCSAGAGRTGTFIALSNILERVKAEGLLDVFQAVKSLRLQRPHMVQTQEQYEFCYKVVQDFIDIFSDYANFK; this is encoded by the exons GTTCGCCATGGAGCCCTTCTGCCCGCTCCTGCTGGCGGGTTTTAGCCTGCGGCTCGCCAAGGCTTTCACGGTCAACGAGAGCACCCCAGCCGACAGCAACTGGACCTCCACAACCTCAG agcctcAGGCCCCAGGCGCCCAGccgctgctggcctggctgctgctgcccctgctgctcctgctgcccctgctgctccTGGCCGTCTACTTCCTCCG GTTCAGGAAGCACCGGAAGGCCACCGTCAGCGCCGGCGACAGGAAGATGCCCAATGGGATCCTGGAGGAGCAAG AGCAGCAAAGAGTGATGCTTCTCAGCAGGTCCCCGTCGGGGCCCAAGAAGTACTTCCCCATCCCGGTGGGGCGGCTGGAGGAGGAGATCCGGGCCCGCTCGGCCGACGACTGCAAGATGTTCCGCGAGGAGTTCCAC TCGCTGCCGTCCGGACACATGCAAGGAACGTTTGAACAGgccaataaagaagaaaacagagacaaGAACAGATACCCCAACATCCTTCCCA atgaTCATTCCCGGGTGATTTTGAGCCAGGTGGATGGAACGCCTTGTTCGGACTACATTAATGCTTCATACATAGAT GGTTACAAGGAGAAGAATAAATTCATAGCAGCTCAAG GCCCTAAGCAGGAAACAGTGAATGACTTCTGGAGGATGATCTGGGAGCAGAAGTCTGCGACCATCGTCATGTTGACGAAcctgaaagaaaggaaagag GAGAAGTGCTTTCAGTACTGGCCGGACCAGGGCTGCTGGACCTACGGACACATCCGCGTGTGCGTGGAGGACTGCGTGGTGCTGGTGGACTATACCGTCCGCAAGTTCTGCATCCAGTCG CAGCTCTCCGATGGCAGCAGGGCCCCGCGGCTCCTGTGCCAACTGCACTTCACCAGCTGGCCCGACTTCGGGGTGCCCTTCACCCCCATTGGGATGCTCAAGTTCCTGAAGAAGGTGAAGACGCTCAACCCCGCACACGCTGGGCCCATCGTGGTACACTGCAG CGCGGGCGTGGGTCGGACGGGCACCTTCATCGTCATCGATGCCATGATGGACATGATGTACGCGGAGCAGAAGGTGGACGTCTTCGAGTTCGTGGCGAGAATCCGCAATCAGCGCCCTCAGATGGTGCAGACGGAC GTGCAGTACACGTTCATCTACCAGGCCCTGCTGGAGTACTACCTCTACGGCGACACGGAGCTGGACGTGGCCTCCCTGGAGAAGCACCTGCAGACGCTGCAGGGCACCGCCACCCACTTTGACAAGATCGGGCTGGAGGAGGAGTTCAGG AAATTGACGAACGTCCGGATCATGAAGGAGAACATGCGAACGGGCAACCTGCCGGCGAACATGAAAAAGGCCCGAGTCATCCAGATCATCCCGT ATGACTTCAACCGCGTGATCCTGTCCATGAAAAGGGGCCAGGAGTACACGGACTACATCAACGCTTCCTTCATCGAC GGCTACCGACAGAAGGACTACTTCATCGCCACACAGGGGCCCCTGGCGCACACGGTGGAGGACTTCTGGAGGATGGTGTGGGAGTGGCGGTGCCACACCATCGTGATGCTGACGGAGGTGCAGGAGCGAGAGCAG GACAAATGCTACCAGTATTGGCCGACAGAGGGCTCCGTGACTCACGGCGACATAACCATCGAAATAAAGAGCGATGCCCTCTCCGAAGCCATCAGCGTCCGTGACTTCCTGGTCACCTGCAATCAG cccctggcccGCCAGGAAGAGCAGACGCGCGCTGTCCGCCAGTTCCACTTCCACGGCTGGCCGGAGGTGGGCATCCCGGCCGAGGGCAAGGGCATGATCGACCTCATCGCGGCcgtgcagaagcagcagcagcagacagGCAACCACCCCATCACCGTGCACTGCAG CGCGGGCGCGGGGCGCACCGGTACGTTCATCGCCCTCAGCAACATCCTGGAGCGCGTGAAGGCGGAGGGGCTGCTGGACGTGTTCCAGGCGGTGAAGAGCCTCCGCCTCCAGAGGCCGCACATGGTGCAAACGCAG GAACAGTATGAATTCTGCTACAAAGTGGTACAagattttattgatatattttctgattatgctaatttcaaatga
- the PTPRE gene encoding receptor-type tyrosine-protein phosphatase epsilon isoform X4: MSSRSSFSRLTWFRKHRKATVSAGDRKMPNGILEEQEQQRVMLLSRSPSGPKKYFPIPVGRLEEEIRARSADDCKMFREEFHSLPSGHMQGTFEQANKEENRDKNRYPNILPNDHSRVILSQVDGTPCSDYINASYIDGYKEKNKFIAAQGPKQETVNDFWRMIWEQKSATIVMLTNLKERKEEKCFQYWPDQGCWTYGHIRVCVEDCVVLVDYTVRKFCIQSQLSDGSRAPRLLCQLHFTSWPDFGVPFTPIGMLKFLKKVKTLNPAHAGPIVVHCSAGVGRTGTFIVIDAMMDMMYAEQKVDVFEFVARIRNQRPQMVQTDVQYTFIYQALLEYYLYGDTELDVASLEKHLQTLQGTATHFDKIGLEEEFRKLTNVRIMKENMRTGNLPANMKKARVIQIIPYDFNRVILSMKRGQEYTDYINASFIDGYRQKDYFIATQGPLAHTVEDFWRMVWEWRCHTIVMLTEVQEREQDKCYQYWPTEGSVTHGDITIEIKSDALSEAISVRDFLVTCNQPLARQEEQTRAVRQFHFHGWPEVGIPAEGKGMIDLIAAVQKQQQQTGNHPITVHCSAGAGRTGTFIALSNILERVKAEGLLDVFQAVKSLRLQRPHMVQTQEQYEFCYKVVQDFIDIFSDYANFK, translated from the exons ATGAGCTCCCGGAGCAGCTTCTCCCGGCTCACCTG GTTCAGGAAGCACCGGAAGGCCACCGTCAGCGCCGGCGACAGGAAGATGCCCAATGGGATCCTGGAGGAGCAAG AGCAGCAAAGAGTGATGCTTCTCAGCAGGTCCCCGTCGGGGCCCAAGAAGTACTTCCCCATCCCGGTGGGGCGGCTGGAGGAGGAGATCCGGGCCCGCTCGGCCGACGACTGCAAGATGTTCCGCGAGGAGTTCCAC TCGCTGCCGTCCGGACACATGCAAGGAACGTTTGAACAGgccaataaagaagaaaacagagacaaGAACAGATACCCCAACATCCTTCCCA atgaTCATTCCCGGGTGATTTTGAGCCAGGTGGATGGAACGCCTTGTTCGGACTACATTAATGCTTCATACATAGAT GGTTACAAGGAGAAGAATAAATTCATAGCAGCTCAAG GCCCTAAGCAGGAAACAGTGAATGACTTCTGGAGGATGATCTGGGAGCAGAAGTCTGCGACCATCGTCATGTTGACGAAcctgaaagaaaggaaagag GAGAAGTGCTTTCAGTACTGGCCGGACCAGGGCTGCTGGACCTACGGACACATCCGCGTGTGCGTGGAGGACTGCGTGGTGCTGGTGGACTATACCGTCCGCAAGTTCTGCATCCAGTCG CAGCTCTCCGATGGCAGCAGGGCCCCGCGGCTCCTGTGCCAACTGCACTTCACCAGCTGGCCCGACTTCGGGGTGCCCTTCACCCCCATTGGGATGCTCAAGTTCCTGAAGAAGGTGAAGACGCTCAACCCCGCACACGCTGGGCCCATCGTGGTACACTGCAG CGCGGGCGTGGGTCGGACGGGCACCTTCATCGTCATCGATGCCATGATGGACATGATGTACGCGGAGCAGAAGGTGGACGTCTTCGAGTTCGTGGCGAGAATCCGCAATCAGCGCCCTCAGATGGTGCAGACGGAC GTGCAGTACACGTTCATCTACCAGGCCCTGCTGGAGTACTACCTCTACGGCGACACGGAGCTGGACGTGGCCTCCCTGGAGAAGCACCTGCAGACGCTGCAGGGCACCGCCACCCACTTTGACAAGATCGGGCTGGAGGAGGAGTTCAGG AAATTGACGAACGTCCGGATCATGAAGGAGAACATGCGAACGGGCAACCTGCCGGCGAACATGAAAAAGGCCCGAGTCATCCAGATCATCCCGT ATGACTTCAACCGCGTGATCCTGTCCATGAAAAGGGGCCAGGAGTACACGGACTACATCAACGCTTCCTTCATCGAC GGCTACCGACAGAAGGACTACTTCATCGCCACACAGGGGCCCCTGGCGCACACGGTGGAGGACTTCTGGAGGATGGTGTGGGAGTGGCGGTGCCACACCATCGTGATGCTGACGGAGGTGCAGGAGCGAGAGCAG GACAAATGCTACCAGTATTGGCCGACAGAGGGCTCCGTGACTCACGGCGACATAACCATCGAAATAAAGAGCGATGCCCTCTCCGAAGCCATCAGCGTCCGTGACTTCCTGGTCACCTGCAATCAG cccctggcccGCCAGGAAGAGCAGACGCGCGCTGTCCGCCAGTTCCACTTCCACGGCTGGCCGGAGGTGGGCATCCCGGCCGAGGGCAAGGGCATGATCGACCTCATCGCGGCcgtgcagaagcagcagcagcagacagGCAACCACCCCATCACCGTGCACTGCAG CGCGGGCGCGGGGCGCACCGGTACGTTCATCGCCCTCAGCAACATCCTGGAGCGCGTGAAGGCGGAGGGGCTGCTGGACGTGTTCCAGGCGGTGAAGAGCCTCCGCCTCCAGAGGCCGCACATGGTGCAAACGCAG GAACAGTATGAATTCTGCTACAAAGTGGTACAagattttattgatatattttctgattatgctaatttcaaatga